A part of Brassica rapa cultivar Chiifu-401-42 chromosome A05, CAAS_Brap_v3.01, whole genome shotgun sequence genomic DNA contains:
- the LOC103870426 gene encoding cellulose synthase A catalytic subunit 3 [UDP-forming]-like isoform X1: MSNSAGEQTCQICTENVGRAENGYPFVACDVCSFSVCRPCYEYERRYGNQSCPQCKNRYKRHKGSPAIPGDKDEDCFADDSASEFSYTENSQKEKNSEGMLRWNLTRGKGKEVDHSDSDKEVSPNPIPRLIRKLEVSRESSAASLEGQSVSSTTTASRRTVDPVKDLGSTGLRNAAWRERVEGWKMKQENRFSPVRSQSASERGVYDFDATTNVSVDEALLNDEAARQPLSRKVSIRSSQINPYRLVITLRLIILCLFLHYRVTNPVPNAFGLWLVSVVCEIWFAISWILDQFPKWFPVNRETYLDRLSLRYDRAGEPSQLAAVDIFVSTVDPLKEPPLVTANTVLSIMAVDYPVDKVSCYVSDDGAAMLSFESLAETSEFARKWVPFCKKYSIEPRAPEWYFALKVDYLKDKVHPSFVKDRRAMKREYERFKIRINALVSKAQKVPGEGWVMQDGTPWPGNNTRDHPGMIQVFLGQNGGLDAEGNELPRLVYVSREKRPGFLHHKKAGAMNALVRVSAVLTNGPFLLNLDCDHYINNSKALREAMCFLMDPELGKQVCYVQFPQRFDGIDKNDRYANRNTVFFDINLRGLDGIQGPVYVGTGCVFNRTALYGYEPPVKPKHKRASVLSRLCVVSRKKDSKSRKGSSKHSDSTVPVFNLGDIEEGVEAPGLDDDKTLLMSQMRLEKRFGQSDIFVASTLMENGGVPLYATPENLLKEAIHVISCGYEDTTEWGTEIGWIYGSVTEDILTGFKMHARGWRSIYCMPKLPAFKGSAPINLSDRLNQVLRWALGSIEILFSRHCPIWYGYGGRLKFLERFAYVNTTIYPITSIPLLMYCTLPAVCLFTNQFIIPEISNLASIWFLSLFLSIFATGVLEMRWSGVGIDEWWRNEQFWVIGGVSAHLFALVQGLLKVLVGIDTNFTVTSKASDENGDSAELYLIKWTTLLIPPTTLLIINLVGVVAGISYALNSGYQTWGPLFGKLFFAFWVIVHLYPFLKGLMGRQNRTPTVIVVWSVLLSSIFSLLWIRVDPFTSRFIGPDVKECGYNC, encoded by the exons ATGAGTAACTCAGCTGGTGAGCAGACTTGTCAGATATGTACTGAAAACGTTGGAAGAGCTGAGAATGGATATCCTTTTGTGGCGTGTGATGTCTGCTCGTTCTCAGTTTGTAGACCTTGCTACGAGTATGAAAGGAGATATGGAAACCAGTCTTGTCCTCAGTGCAAGAACAGATACAAGAGACACAAGG GTAGTCCTGCCATTCCTGGAGATAAAGACGAGGATTGCTTTGCTGATGACAGTGCTAGTGAGTTTAGTTATACAGAAAACTCACAGAAGGAAAAAAATTCAGAGGGGATGCTTCGATGGAATCTTACACGTGGGAAAGGGAAAGAGGTTGACCACTCTGATTCTGACAAAGAGGTTTCTCCAAATCCTATTCCTCGTCTCATTAGAAAATTAGAG GTTTCTAGAGAGTCGTCTGCTGCTTCACTTGAAGGCCAATCTGTATCTTCTACTACAACCG CAAGCAGAAGGACTGTGGATCCTGTTAAAGATCTTGGTTCAACCGGATTACGCAATGCAGCCTGGAGGGAGAGGGTTGAAGGGTGGAAAATGAAGCAGGAGAACAGATTCAGTCCTGTGAGATCTCAATCTGCTTCTGAAAGGGGTGTATATGATTTTGATGCCACCACTAATGTCTCCGTTGATGAGGCTTTGCT GAATGATGAAGCCGCGAGGCAGCCTCTTTCAAGGAAAGTATCGATTCGATCATCACAGATAAACCCTTACAGATTGGTTATAACACTGAGGCTCATAATCCTATGTCTCTTCTTACATTACCGTGTCACGAATCCAGTGCCAAATGCATTTGGTCTATGGTTAGTATCAGTGGTTTGTGAGATATGGTTTGCTATATCATGGATTCTTGATCAGTTCCCCAAGTGGTTCCCTGTTAACCGAGAAACATACCTTGATAGACTCTCTCTGAG GTACGATCGTGCAGGTGAACCATCACAGTTAGCAGCTGTGGACATTTTTGTGAGTACTGTTGACCCTTTAAAGGAGCCACCTCTGGTGACAGCCAATACAGTACTCTCTATCATGGCAGTAGATTACCCGGTGGATAAAGTGTCTTGTTATGTTTCTGACGATGGTGCTGCTATGTTATCATTTGAGTCCCTAGCAGAGACATCAGAGTTTGCTAGAAAGTGGGTACCTTTCTGCAAGAAGTATAGCATTGAGCCTCGAGCACCAGAATGGTACTTTGCTTTGAAAGTTGATTACTTGAAAGATAAAGTTCATCCATCATTTGTCAAGGATCGCAGAGCTATGAAG AGGGAGTATGAGAGATTCAAGATCAGAATAAATGCACTTGTTTCCAAGGCTCAGAAAGTCCCTGGAGAAGGTTGGGTCATGCAAGATGGTACGCCATGGCCTGGAAACAACACAAGGGACCATCCAGGAATGATCCAG GTTTTCTTAGGACAAAATGGTGGACTTGATGCAGAGGGCAACGAGCTTCCACGTTTGGTCTATGTTTCTAGAGAGAAGAGACCAGGTTTCCTGCACCACAAAAAGGCTGGTGCTATGAATGCACTT GTTAGAGTTTCAGCAGTCCTTACTAATGGACCTTTCCTATTGAATCTTGATTGTGATCATTACATAAATAACAGCAAGGCCTTGAGAGAAGCTATGTGTTTCCTAATGGACCCTGAACTTGGGAAGCAAGTTTGTTATGTCCAGTTCCCTCAGAGATTTGATGGTATTGACAAGAATGATAGATATGCTAACCGGAACACCGTCTTTTTCGAT ATAAATTTGAGAGGCTTAGATGGGATTCAAGGACCTGTATACGTTGGAACTGGCTGTGTTTTCAACAGAACTGCATTATATGGTTATGAACCTCCAGTTAAACCAAAACACAAGAGAGCAAGTGTGTTATCTAGACTTTGTGTAGTATCTAGAAAGAAGGATTCTAAATCTAGAAAGGGTTCTAGCAAGCACTCTGACTCAACTGTTCCTGTATTCAACCTTGGTGATATAGAAGAGGGTGTTGAAG CTCCTGGTTTAGATGATGACAAGACCCTCCTGATGTCCCAAATGCGTCTGGAGAAACGTTTTGGACAATCAGATATTTTTGTTGCTTCAACACTAATGGAAAATGGAGGTGTTCCTCTCTATGCTACTCCAGAAAACCTTCTCAAAGAAGCTATCCATGTCATTAGCTGTGGATATGAGGACACAACAGAGTGGGGAACTGAG ATTGGTTGGATCTATGGTTCTGTAACAGAAGATATCCTCACCGGGTTCAAAATGCATGCACGTGGCTGGAGGTCGATTTACTGTATGCCTAAACTACCTGCATTCAAAGGATCTGCTCCTATTAATCTCTCTGATAGATTGAACCAAGTGCTTAGGTGGGCTTTAGGTTCAATAGAGATTCTCTTTAGTCGTCATTGTCCAATATGGTATGGTTATGGAGGGAGACTGAAGTTTCTAGAGAGGTTTGCATATGTCAACACCACGATCTACCCAATCACATCCATTCCTCTACTCATGTATTGCACATTACCTGCCGTTTGTCTCTTCACCAACCAATTCATTATTCCTGag ATAAGTAACTTGGCGAGCATAtggtttctttctctcttcctttCGATTTTCGCCACGGGTGTGCTTGAAATGAGATGGAGTGGTGTGGGTATAGACGAGTGGTGGAGAAACGAGCAGTTTTGGGTCATTGGCGGTGTTTCAGCTCACTTGTTTGCACTCGTCCAAGGACTTCTCAAAGTGCTCGTCGGTATAGACACCAACTTCACAGTCACATCAAAAGCCTCGGACGAAAACGGCGACTCGGCCGAGCTTTACTTGATCAAATGGACGACGCTTTTGATCCCGCCGACGACTCTGCTGATTATAAACCTTGTGGGAGTGGTTGCGGGTATCTCTTACGCGCTCAACAGTGGGTATCAGACTTGGGGACCTCTTTTTGGTAAGCTCTTCTTTGCGTTTTGGGTGATTGTTCACTTGTACCCGTTCCTCAAGGGTTTGATGGGGAGACAGAACCGGACACCGACTGTTATTGTGGTATGGTCGGTGCTTCTTTCTTCCATCTTCTCCTTGTTGTGGATTCGGGTCGATCCGTTTACCTCTAGGTTTATTGGACCGGACGTGAAGGAATGTGGATACAACTGTTGA
- the LOC103870430 gene encoding 2-hydroxy-6-oxononadienedioate/2-hydroxy-6-oxononatrienedioate hydrolase — translation MNLLNTTTRIFFLHQPKQSIITPSSLSFNAKLSLDSSKTNFQMSCLISGQSFRRPAKRFTVSNAASSSLSGSPDQFLDGGAQTKEETITETEQDPINLADPDSCFCEFQGVNIHHKVFDPRTISDDAPITSVDAQGTTPKVEFPMILLHGFGASVFSWNRVMKPLARLVRSKVLAFDRPAFGLTSRILHPFSGVTNDAKPLNPYSMVYSVLTTLYFIDFLAAEKAILVGHSAGCLVAVDSYFEAPERVAALILVAPAIFAPRPVNTAAGAGDNRGENGPRSKFLGTLVELSKVIIGAISRALTGMASMLSSLYKKALAAFLRSYLGVMLVRMAINKFGVTAVRNAWYDSKQVTDHVVQGYTKPLKAKGWDKALVEFTVATLTDNNGSEKKPPLSKRLQEIKCPVLIVTGDTDRIVPAWNAERLSRAIPGSVFEVIKKCGHLPQEEKPDEFISVVAKFLGDVFGGSQGEQQVDLKFQGSVS, via the exons ATGAATTTATTAAACACCACCACACGCATCTTCTTCTTACACCAACCAAAGCAGAGTATCATAACTCCCTCTTCCTTATCTTTCAATGCAAAGCTTAGTTTAGATTCTTCTAAAACCAACTTTCAGATGTCTTGCCTAATCTCCGGCCAGTCCTTTCGCCGTCCGGCCAAACGTTTCACCGTCTCCAatgctgcttcttcttctctctctggcTCCCCAG ATCAATTTCTTGATGGTGGAGCCCAGACCAAAGAGGAGACCATAACTGAAACAGAGCAGGATCCAATAAACTTAGCTGATCCAGACAGCTGTTTCTGTGAGTTTCAAGGTGTTAACATACACCACAAAGTGTTTGATCCACGGACAATCTCTGATGATGCTCCCATCACAAGCGTCGATGCTCAAGGAACAACCCCAAAAGTCGAGTTTCCTATGATTCTATTGCACGGCTTTGGCGCTTCTGTGTTCTCCTGGAACAGAGTTATGAAGCCTTTAGCTCGCCTTGTCCGTTCGAAAGTCCTCGCCTTTGATAGACCCGCGTTTGGACTGACTTCTCGGATCCTTCACCCGTTTAGTGGTGTTACCAATGATGCAAAGCCGTTGAATCCGTACTCCATGGTGTACTCCGTGCTAACCACGTTGTACTTCATCGATTTTCTTGCTGCCGAGAAGGCCATTCTTGTAGG GCATTCTGCAGGTTGCCTTGTAGCTGTAGATTCTTATTTTGAAGCTCCAGAGCGTGTTGCTGCACTCATTCTCGTTGCTCCAGCTATATTTGCTCCTCGTCCTGTGAACACAGCTGCTGGTGCTGGAGATAACCGTGGCGAAAATGGTCCCAGGAGCAAGTTTCTAGGGACTTTAGTTGAGTTAAGCAAAGTCATTATAGGTGCAATTTCGAGAGCTTTAACGGGAATGGCGAGTATGCTGAGTTCTCTCTACAAGAAAGCTTTGGCAGCTTTCCTCAGATCATATCTTGGAGTCATGCTG GTGAGAATGGCGATCAATAAGTTCGGAGTAACAGCTGTTAGGAACGCTTGGTATGACTCAAAACAAGTGACTGATCACGTCGTTCAGGGCTATACAAAG CCTCTAAAAGCAAAGGGATGGGACAAAGCTCTTGTTGAGTTCACCGTGGCTACATTAACGGATAACAATGGCTCAGAGAAGAAACCTCCATTGTCGAAAAGGTTACAAGAAATCAAATGCCCTG TTCTGATTGTCACCGGAGATACGGACCGGATTGTGCCAGCGTGGAACGCAGAGAGGCTGTCACGAGCCATCCCTGGATCGGTGTTCGAAGTGATTAAGAAATGTGGGCATCTTCCACAAGAGGAAAAGCCAGACGAGTTCATATCTGTTGTTGCAAAGTTTCTAGGGGATGTTTTTGGAGGGTCACAAGGAGAGCAACAAGTGGACTTGAAGTTCCAAGGCAGTGTGTCATAA
- the LOC103870425 gene encoding cytochrome b-c1 complex subunit 8 yields MGKQPVKLKAVVYALSPFQQKIMTGLWKDLPEKIHHKVSENWISATLLVTPVLGTYWYAQQFQEQEKLEHRF; encoded by the exons atgggGAAGCAGCCGGTGAAGTTGAAGGCGGTGGTATACGCGCTATCGCCGTTTCAGCAGAAGATAATGACAGGACTTTGGAAGGATCTCCCGGAGAAGATCCACCACAAGGTCTCTGAGAATTGGATCAGCGCCACTCTCCTCGTCACTCCTGTCCTCGGAACCTACTG GTATGCTCAGCAGTTCCAGGAACAGGAGAAACTCGAACACAGGTTCTGA
- the LOC103870429 gene encoding probable mediator of RNA polymerase II transcription subunit 26a, with the protein MKPSEHSLDNWRDYFRRGDSDIFGIINHAIILAAADFPKEFKSRRDGIAQLLFSCNASRSCIGCGHEDNNHETVGVSDDSGGGGGDEEDEKKLNDDEIVVVEVMRIRDILLNKDDESNSVLLLRSLRKLESMSLSVDLLKDTEIGKAVNGLRRHGSDEIRELAKALFAEWKELVDQWMNSVIEVAGDEGTPESANYSVVDEAEAFPSPPHDLDFLAPEPTGFELSQILDGLDCDGNPRHSVEPKRKTMRRPEGTHEANLVGRYNKNQQTRREEIDARPMKHSATVEDEHRRQPKQTREQMVHPIQRKPIVIPEQKRNSQQDKLKALDLDARFEFAKRKLQESYQQHDKAKRQRTIQVLETIPKQGKAHKPQLKRPVRR; encoded by the exons ATGAAACCATCGGAGCACTCGCTGGATAACTGGAGAGACTATTTCCGGCGAGGTGACTCTGATATTTTCGGGATCATCAATCACGCCATCATCCTCGCCGCCGCTGATTTCCCGAAGGAGTTCAAATCCAGAAGAGACGGAATCGCTCAGCTTCTATTCTCTTGTAATGCGAGCCGCAGCTGCATCGGATGTGGCCACGAGGATAATAACCACGAGACGGTTGGAGTCTCCGATGATTCTGGTGGAGGTGGcggtgatgaagaagatgagaagAAACTGAACGATGATGAGATTGTTGTTGTTGAGGTTATGAGGATCAGAGATATCTTGTTGAATAAAGACGATGAG TCGAACTCTGTGTTACTACTACGTTCCCTGAGGAAGCTTGAGTCCATGTCTCTGAGTGTGGACCTTCTCAAG GATACTGAAATTGGAAAGGCTGTTAATGGCTTGCGGAGACATGGTTCTGATGAGATTAGGGAACTTGCAAAGGCTCTCTTCGC AGAGTGGAAAGAGCTGGTGGACCAATGGATGAACAGCGTTATTGAAGTTGCTG GTGATGAAGGGACGCCAGAGTCTGCAAATTATTCGGTAGTTGATGAAGCAGAAGCCTTTCCTTCTCCTCCGCatgatttagattttttggCTCCTGAGCCTACTGGTTTTGAACTCTCTCAG ATCTTAGATGGCTTGGACTGCGATGGAA ATCCTCGTCACAGTGTGGAGCCTAAAAGAAAAACGATGAGGAGACCCGAGGGTACCCATGAAGCTAATTTGGTTGGGAGGTACAATAAGAATCAACAGACAAGGAGAGAAGAAATTGATGCTAGACCTATGAAGCATTCAGCCACCGTCGAAGACGAGCATAGAAGACAACCAAAGCAAACTAGAGAACAAATGGTACATCCAATCCAAAGAAAACCGATTGTTATTCCTGAGCAGAAGCGGAACTCTCAACAAGAT AAACTCAAAGCTCTGGATCTAGACGCAAGGTTTGAGTTCGCAAAGAGGAAACTCCAAGAGAGCTACCAACAACATGATAAGG CCAAGAGACAGAGGACAATACAAGTACTTGAAACGATTCCAAAGCAGGGTAAAGCCCATAAACCACAACTTAAGAGACCCGTGCGAAGGTAG
- the LOC103870427 gene encoding hydroxyacylglutathione hydrolase cytoplasmic has translation MKISHVPCLEDNYSYLIIDESTGDAAVVDPVEPEKVIKSAEQHSANIKFVLTTHHHWDHAGGNEKMKQLVSGIKVYGGSLDKVKGCTDAVDNGDTLSLGQNINILALHTPCHTKGHISYYVTGKDGETPAVFTGDTLFVAGCGKFFEGTAEQMHQSLCVTLASLPKPTQVYCGHEYTVKNLEFALTVEPNNEKIQQKLSWARQQRQANLPTIPSTLEEELETNPFMRVNNPEIQEKLGCKSPIDTLREIRNKKDQWRG, from the exons ATGAAGATCTCCCACGTTCCCTGTCTAGAAGACAACTACTCCTACCT GATAATCGACGAGAGCACCGGAGACGCGGCGGTTGTGGATCCAGTTGAGCCCGAGAAGGTAATCAAGTCGGCTGAGCAGCACAGTGCCAATATCAAGTTCGTACTCACCACCCATCATCACTG GGATCATGCCGGTGGCAACGAGAAGATGAAGCAGTTGGTGTCTGGAATCAAAGTCTATGGAGGCTCTCTTGATAAGGTCAAGGGATGCACTGATGCTGTCGATAATGGTGACACCTTGTCTTTGGGtcaaaatattaacatattagcTCTTCACACCCCTTG TCACACCAAGGGTCACATTAGTTACTATGTCACAGGCAAAGATGGAGAAACCCCAGCTGTGTTCACTGGAGATACACTT TTCGTTGCTGGCTGTGGGAAGTTTTTCGAAGGAACAGCTGAACAGATGCATCAGTCCTTGTGTGTGACTCTGGCTTCATTACCTAAACCGACCCAGGTTTACTGCGGCCACGAG TACACTGTGAAGAACTTGGAGTTTGCTTTAACTGTGGAACCAAACAACGAGAAGATACAGCAGAAGCTATCATGGGCCCGTCAACAGCGCCAAGCGAATCTTCCCACAATCCCTTCAACACTAGAGGAAGAGCTCGAAACAAACCCGTTTATGCGCGTTAATAATCCTGAGATACAG GAGAAACTTGGTTGCAAATCACCGATCGATACTCTCAGAGAAATCAGGAACAAGAAGGATCAGTGGAGGGGCTAA
- the LOC103870432 gene encoding probable E3 ubiquitin-protein ligase RHC1A gives MTSRKNTHWCNTCRRGIRLQGEDLRRGGACSHCGNTFLERLCENVELNPFDLFGLAIQESRSRRVNNRRRPVLENQLSFQELFNRLSAQDRRGPPPASPTVINSMPKIKIRKKHLGLNPCCPVCQDRFEMGSSARKMPCRHIYHSECIVPWLFQHNSCPVCRKELPEDGNNGRKNPFLFLWPFTSSGAASNYNGPPFH, from the coding sequence ATGACTAGCCGAAAAAACACGCATTGGTGTAATACTTGTAGACGAGGAATCCGTCTTCAAGGAGAAGACCTAAGAAGAGGAGGAGCTTGCAGTCACTGCGGTAACACCTTTCTCGAAAGGCTCTGTGAGAATGTTGAACTAAACCCGTTTGATTTATTCGGTTTAGCCATTCAAGAATCTCGTAGCCGTCGGGTCAACAACAGAAGAAGACCGGTTCTTGAAAACCAATTGAGTTTTCAAGAGTTGTTTAACCGGCTTTCAGCTCAAGACCGCCGTGGCCCACCTCCAGCTTCACCAACCGTGATCAACTCCATGCCAAAGATCAAGATCAGGAAGAAGCATCTCGGTTTGAATCCGTGTTGCCCGGTTTGCCAAGACCGGTTTGAAATGGGATCGTCTGCAAGAAAGATGCCGTGTAGACATATCTACCATTCGGAATGTATAGTCCCGTGGCTATTCCAGCATAATTCTTGTCCAGTGTGTCGCAAAGAGCTGCCAGAAGACGGGAACAATGGTCGAAAAAACCCCTTTTTGTTTCTGTGGCCGTTTACATCCTCTGGTGCGGCCTCAAACTATAATGGACCACCTTTTCATTGA
- the LOC103870426 gene encoding cellulose synthase A catalytic subunit 3 [UDP-forming]-like isoform X2: MSNSAGEQTCQICTENVGRAENGYPFVACDVCSFSVCRPCYEYERRYGNQSCPQCKNRYKRHKGSPAIPGDKDEDCFADDSASEFSYTENSQKEKNSEGMLRWNLTRGKGKEVDHSDSDKEVSPNPIPRLIRKLEVSRESSAASLEGQSVSSTTTGGKAALPPHEYLLKATSRRTVDPVKDLGSTGLRNAAWRERVEGWKMKQENRFSPVRSQSASERGVYDFDATTNVSVDEALLNDEAARQPLSRKVSIRSSQINPYRLVITLRLIILCLFLHYRVTNPVPNAFGLWLVSVVCEIWFAISWILDQFPKWFPVNRETYLDRLSLRYDRAGEPSQLAAVDIFVSTVDPLKEPPLVTANTVLSIMAVDYPVDKVSCYVSDDGAAMLSFESLAETSEFARKWVPFCKKYSIEPRAPEWYFALKVDYLKDKVHPSFVKDRRAMKREYERFKIRINALVSKAQKVPGEGWVMQDGTPWPGNNTRDHPGMIQVFLGQNGGLDAEGNELPRLVYVSREKRPGFLHHKKAGAMNALVRVSAVLTNGPFLLNLDCDHYINNSKALREAMCFLMDPELGKQVCYVQFPQRFDGIDKNDRYANRNTVFFDINLRGLDGIQGPVYVGTGCVFNRTALYGYEPPVKPKHKRASVLSRLCVVSRKKDSKSRKGSSKHSDSTVPVFNLGDIEEGVEAPGLDDDKTLLMSQMRLEKRFGQSDIFVASTLMENGGVPLYATPENLLKEAIHVISCGYEDTTEWGTEIGWIYGSVTEDILTGFKMHARGWRSIYCMPKLPAFKGSAPINLSDRLNQVLRWALGSIEILFSRHCPIWYGYGGRLKFLERFAYVNTTIYPITSIPLLMYCTLPAVCLFTNQFIIPEISNLASIWFLSLFLSIFATGVLEMRWSGVGIDEWWRNEQFWVIGGVSAHLFALVQGLLKVLVGIDTNFTVTSKASDENGDSAELYLIKWTTLLIPPTTLLIINLVGVVAGISYALNSGYQTWGPLFGKLFFAFWVIVHLYPFLKGLMGRQNRTPTVIVVWSVLLSSIFSLLWIRVDPFTSRFIGPDVKECGYNC, from the exons ATGAGTAACTCAGCTGGTGAGCAGACTTGTCAGATATGTACTGAAAACGTTGGAAGAGCTGAGAATGGATATCCTTTTGTGGCGTGTGATGTCTGCTCGTTCTCAGTTTGTAGACCTTGCTACGAGTATGAAAGGAGATATGGAAACCAGTCTTGTCCTCAGTGCAAGAACAGATACAAGAGACACAAGG GTAGTCCTGCCATTCCTGGAGATAAAGACGAGGATTGCTTTGCTGATGACAGTGCTAGTGAGTTTAGTTATACAGAAAACTCACAGAAGGAAAAAAATTCAGAGGGGATGCTTCGATGGAATCTTACACGTGGGAAAGGGAAAGAGGTTGACCACTCTGATTCTGACAAAGAGGTTTCTCCAAATCCTATTCCTCGTCTCATTAGAAAATTAGAG GTTTCTAGAGAGTCGTCTGCTGCTTCACTTGAAGGCCAATCTGTATCTTCTACTACAACCGGTGGAAAAGCAGCTTTACCCCCACATGAATACTTACTTAAAGCTA CAAGCAGAAGGACTGTGGATCCTGTTAAAGATCTTGGTTCAACCGGATTACGCAATGCAGCCTGGAGGGAGAGGGTTGAAGGGTGGAAAATGAAGCAGGAGAACAGATTCAGTCCTGTGAGATCTCAATCTGCTTCTGAAAGGGGTGTATATGATTTTGATGCCACCACTAATGTCTCCGTTGATGAGGCTTTGCT GAATGATGAAGCCGCGAGGCAGCCTCTTTCAAGGAAAGTATCGATTCGATCATCACAGATAAACCCTTACAGATTGGTTATAACACTGAGGCTCATAATCCTATGTCTCTTCTTACATTACCGTGTCACGAATCCAGTGCCAAATGCATTTGGTCTATGGTTAGTATCAGTGGTTTGTGAGATATGGTTTGCTATATCATGGATTCTTGATCAGTTCCCCAAGTGGTTCCCTGTTAACCGAGAAACATACCTTGATAGACTCTCTCTGAG GTACGATCGTGCAGGTGAACCATCACAGTTAGCAGCTGTGGACATTTTTGTGAGTACTGTTGACCCTTTAAAGGAGCCACCTCTGGTGACAGCCAATACAGTACTCTCTATCATGGCAGTAGATTACCCGGTGGATAAAGTGTCTTGTTATGTTTCTGACGATGGTGCTGCTATGTTATCATTTGAGTCCCTAGCAGAGACATCAGAGTTTGCTAGAAAGTGGGTACCTTTCTGCAAGAAGTATAGCATTGAGCCTCGAGCACCAGAATGGTACTTTGCTTTGAAAGTTGATTACTTGAAAGATAAAGTTCATCCATCATTTGTCAAGGATCGCAGAGCTATGAAG AGGGAGTATGAGAGATTCAAGATCAGAATAAATGCACTTGTTTCCAAGGCTCAGAAAGTCCCTGGAGAAGGTTGGGTCATGCAAGATGGTACGCCATGGCCTGGAAACAACACAAGGGACCATCCAGGAATGATCCAG GTTTTCTTAGGACAAAATGGTGGACTTGATGCAGAGGGCAACGAGCTTCCACGTTTGGTCTATGTTTCTAGAGAGAAGAGACCAGGTTTCCTGCACCACAAAAAGGCTGGTGCTATGAATGCACTT GTTAGAGTTTCAGCAGTCCTTACTAATGGACCTTTCCTATTGAATCTTGATTGTGATCATTACATAAATAACAGCAAGGCCTTGAGAGAAGCTATGTGTTTCCTAATGGACCCTGAACTTGGGAAGCAAGTTTGTTATGTCCAGTTCCCTCAGAGATTTGATGGTATTGACAAGAATGATAGATATGCTAACCGGAACACCGTCTTTTTCGAT ATAAATTTGAGAGGCTTAGATGGGATTCAAGGACCTGTATACGTTGGAACTGGCTGTGTTTTCAACAGAACTGCATTATATGGTTATGAACCTCCAGTTAAACCAAAACACAAGAGAGCAAGTGTGTTATCTAGACTTTGTGTAGTATCTAGAAAGAAGGATTCTAAATCTAGAAAGGGTTCTAGCAAGCACTCTGACTCAACTGTTCCTGTATTCAACCTTGGTGATATAGAAGAGGGTGTTGAAG CTCCTGGTTTAGATGATGACAAGACCCTCCTGATGTCCCAAATGCGTCTGGAGAAACGTTTTGGACAATCAGATATTTTTGTTGCTTCAACACTAATGGAAAATGGAGGTGTTCCTCTCTATGCTACTCCAGAAAACCTTCTCAAAGAAGCTATCCATGTCATTAGCTGTGGATATGAGGACACAACAGAGTGGGGAACTGAG ATTGGTTGGATCTATGGTTCTGTAACAGAAGATATCCTCACCGGGTTCAAAATGCATGCACGTGGCTGGAGGTCGATTTACTGTATGCCTAAACTACCTGCATTCAAAGGATCTGCTCCTATTAATCTCTCTGATAGATTGAACCAAGTGCTTAGGTGGGCTTTAGGTTCAATAGAGATTCTCTTTAGTCGTCATTGTCCAATATGGTATGGTTATGGAGGGAGACTGAAGTTTCTAGAGAGGTTTGCATATGTCAACACCACGATCTACCCAATCACATCCATTCCTCTACTCATGTATTGCACATTACCTGCCGTTTGTCTCTTCACCAACCAATTCATTATTCCTGag ATAAGTAACTTGGCGAGCATAtggtttctttctctcttcctttCGATTTTCGCCACGGGTGTGCTTGAAATGAGATGGAGTGGTGTGGGTATAGACGAGTGGTGGAGAAACGAGCAGTTTTGGGTCATTGGCGGTGTTTCAGCTCACTTGTTTGCACTCGTCCAAGGACTTCTCAAAGTGCTCGTCGGTATAGACACCAACTTCACAGTCACATCAAAAGCCTCGGACGAAAACGGCGACTCGGCCGAGCTTTACTTGATCAAATGGACGACGCTTTTGATCCCGCCGACGACTCTGCTGATTATAAACCTTGTGGGAGTGGTTGCGGGTATCTCTTACGCGCTCAACAGTGGGTATCAGACTTGGGGACCTCTTTTTGGTAAGCTCTTCTTTGCGTTTTGGGTGATTGTTCACTTGTACCCGTTCCTCAAGGGTTTGATGGGGAGACAGAACCGGACACCGACTGTTATTGTGGTATGGTCGGTGCTTCTTTCTTCCATCTTCTCCTTGTTGTGGATTCGGGTCGATCCGTTTACCTCTAGGTTTATTGGACCGGACGTGAAGGAATGTGGATACAACTGTTGA